A genomic window from Macaca thibetana thibetana isolate TM-01 chromosome 16, ASM2454274v1, whole genome shotgun sequence includes:
- the LOC126939238 gene encoding uncharacterized protein LOC126939238 has translation MSSPSHTPNPSPTQSPSQSRSNSIVTPPGQQPHESSAPSPTRGSSSRPPSHPPTPSASQPSSRTSSLNPSPQVQHVPRGAAQPPTPPTSKSPSQSGFKSLSRNPSLTPTVPPKSFYSPAPSSSYIGPIQNIPSYITPYVPRFLKEPPFFQPPTAPLPQNPCFACPSPCPARKPPPPPDSLYLPLLPPPPHHPQFHCPFPTPPGLFMPPSSLSYTPPVEVLVSGKPHVVPTVLPATFYTPFSRYYSQPRSYRSGYRGYSGTLTLPSISPLQYDGSGRSVHFYHGS, from the coding sequence ATGAGCTCCCCTTCCCACACCCCTAATCCGTCCCCTACCCAGTCTCCCTCCCAGTCCCGTTCCAATAGCATTGTCACCCCTCCAGGCCAGCAGCCTCACGAGAGCTCAGCCCCTTCCCCCACTCGGGGCTCTTCCTCCCggcccccctcccaccctcccaccccaagTGCCTCACAGCCCTCTTCCCGGACTTCCTCCCTGAACCCCAGTCCTCAGGTCCAACACGTGCCCCGCGGGGCCgcccaaccccccaccccacccacctccaaATCTCCCTCCCAGTCTGGTTTCAAATCCCTCTCTCGAAACCCTTCCCTAACCCCCACTGTGCCCCCCAAGTCCTTCTACAGCCCTGCCCCCTCATCTTCCTATATCGGACCAATTCAGAACATCCCATCCTATATCACCCCATATGTGCCCCGCTTTCTGAAGGAGCCCCCCTTTTTCCAGCCCCCCACAGCACCACTTCCCCAAAACCCATGCTTTGCCtgtccctctccctgccctgcccgGAAGCCCCCACCCCCTCCTGACTCGCTCTACTTACCTCTCcttcccccgcccccccaccacccccagttTCACTGCCCCTTCCCAACTCCCCCCGGTCTGTTCAtgcccccctcctctctctcctacaCCCCACCCGTGGAGGTCCTGGTGAGCGGGAAGCCACATGTGGTCCCCACCGTGCTGCCTGCCACCTTCTACACCCCCTTCTCCCGCTACTACTCCCAGCCCCGCTCCTACCGCTCAGGGTACCGCGGCTACTCTGGCACCCTGACCCTCCCCTCCATCTCCCCCTTGCAATACGACGGCTCTGGGCGCTCTGTCCACTTCTATCATGGGTCCTAG